The proteins below come from a single Miscanthus floridulus cultivar M001 chromosome 1, ASM1932011v1, whole genome shotgun sequence genomic window:
- the LOC136533296 gene encoding LOW QUALITY PROTEIN: vacuolar-sorting protein BRO1-like (The sequence of the model RefSeq protein was modified relative to this genomic sequence to represent the inferred CDS: deleted 1 base in 1 codon), which produces MASAAGSSNVMLAIHEKKTTATDLYRPLRLYIASVYSEREAAAADDDLTVVRDLRAAVEQPSLPDPSSLEQRRDALLAYARALALVEPRFPISADRAHVHSLTFTWHDAFKGNKKCALASVHLEKAAVLFNLGAVYAQIALAADRSTDVGIKTACGAFQSAAGSFAWLRESGVAAKAVAAGATTVDITPECAGMLEKLMLAQAQECFFEKVIGGGKPPALCSKVARQVGIFYEEAYAALSAPPLSQHFDKTWVSHVQLKAAQFYADACYRYSLDLHQKEEIAEEIARLKIGMSALADAKKAAKGVAAQLLDSVNKLESNMKTNLERAMKENDRVYLMRVPAAGSLGALPAASLVKPTSLAEVLDASKERLFSSLVPDGSMKALSKYTEMVDNIIRTQAEKLQQASEITRVRLKEMDLPDSILSLEGNITLPLDLKEDVEAVQISGGPAGLESELQQLRDLSRVNQELLVQTEELLQKEANEDAQFRTQFGSRWTRPQSSTLTKNIQDRLNLFASNLKRAADSDSLIERGVKENYPLMSILDKRPIESALPSISRPIMSLDGNEDAIVGALKQSLRQLESLGAQRAGLEDMLKEMKRKDDILPKLMAGVGSHDDLFKKEMAKYDPICADIADNIEAQEQLLLQIQAQNEQFAAVFNLEDYKAARERCYKQIAAAVAKYREFKKNINEGLNFYVTLQEAIGKIKQQCSDFIMTRNIQCREMIEDVQRKLAGFSFSSSSHSSLQRNASVPPDQSSPSPPPHVQAPYASPPGVDSRPGYSQPEPRPAYSQPYPPSYGAPAQQPPYGAPHPGQYQQPAHQPPPGHDYGQPAYPGWRGPYYNAPQPQQSAPYPQPPYNAPGAYPPHQSNYYRPQ; this is translated from the exons ATGGCGTCGGCGGCGGGGTCCTCTAACGTGATGCTCGCGATCCACGAGAAGAAAACGACTGCTACTGATCTCTACCGCCCGCTGCGCCTCTACATCGCCTCCGTCTACTCGGAGCGCGAGGCCGCCGCGGCCGACGACGACCTTACCGTGGTGCGCGACCTCCGCGCCGCTGTCGAGCAGCCCTCCCTCCCGGACCCGTCCTCCCTGGAGCAGCGCCGCGACGCGCTCCTCGCCTACGCGCGGGCCCTGGCGCTCGTGGAGCCCCGCTTCCCCATCTCCGCCGACCGCGCCCACGTCCACTCCCTCACCTTCACCTGGCACGATGCCTTCAAGGGGAACAAGAAGTGCGCCCTCGCCTCCGTCCACCTCGAGAAGGCCGCCGTGCTCTTCAACCTCGGCGCCGTCTACGCCCAGATCGCGCTTGCCGCCGACCGCTCCACCGACGTCGGGATCAAGACCGCGTGCGGCGCCTTCCAGAGTGCGGCAGGGTCATTCGCGTGGCTCAGGGAGAGC GGGGTCGCGGCCAAGGCTGTCGCTGCGGGGGCCACCACCGTGGACATCACGCCCGAGTGCGCCGGCATGCTGGAGAAACTCATGCTCGCGCAAGCGCAGGAGTGCTTCTTCGAGAAGGTCATAGGTGGAGGGAAGCCACCCGCGCTGTGCTCCAAGGTGGCGCGGCAG GTGGGCATATTCTATGAAGAAGCGTATGCAGCTCTCAGTGCACCTCCTCTAAGTCAGCACTTTGATAAGACATGGGTGTCCCATGTCCAGCTGAAAGCTGCTCAATTCTACGCCGATGCTTGCTATAGGTATTCATTAGATCTTCATCAGAAAGAAGAAATTGCTGAGGAAATTGCACGTTTAAAGATTGGTATGAGTGCCTTGGCAGATGCTAAGAAGGCTGCGAAGGGAGTTGCTGCCCAGCTTCTGGATTCTGTCAACAAGCTGGAAAGTAACATGAAAACCAACTTGGAAAGGGCTATGAAGGAGAATGATCGTGTTTACCTGATGCGGGTTCCAGCTGCTGGTTCCTTGGGAGCCCTCCCTGCAGCGTCCCTTGTAAAGCCTACCTCTTTGGCTGAAGTTTTAGATGCCAGCAAGGAAAGGCTTTTTTCATCACTTGTGCCTGATGGCAGCATGAAAGCACTCTCTAAGTACACAGAGATGGTAGATAATATTATCCGGACCCAGGCAGAGAAATTACAGCAAGCTAGTGAGATCACTAGAGTCAGGCTGAAGGAAATGGACTTACCAGATTCTATTCTTTCATTGGAAGGAAatataaccttgcccttggaTCTGAAGGAAGACGTAGAGGCTGTGCAGATAAGTGGTGGCCCTGCTGGCTTAGAATCTGAGTTGCAGCAGCTTAGGGATTTGAGCAGGGTCAATCAGGAACTACTTGTTCAGACTGAAGAACTTCTACAGAAGGAGGCGAATGAAGACGCACAATTTCGTACACAATTTGGGAGTCGTTGGACTAGACCTCAATCAAGCACCCTAACCAAGAATATTCAGGATAGATTGAATCTGTTTGCTTCTAATCTCAAGAGAGCTGCTGATAGTGATTCTCTGATTGAACGAGGCGTGAAGGAGAACTATCCATTGATGTCTATCCTTGACAAAAGACCG ATAGAGTCTGCACTTCCAAGTATTTCCAGGCCTATCATGTCCTTGGATGGCAATGAAGATGCCATTGTTGGAGCCCTGAAACAAAGCTTG AGACAACTGGAGTCTCTTGGAGCACAAAGGGCAGGTCTTGAAGACATGCtcaaagaaatgaaaagaaag GATGATATATTGCCTAAGTTGATGGCTGGTGTGGGATCACATGATGATCTTTTCAAGAAGGAGATGGCTAAGTATGATCCTATCTGTGCTGATATTGCTGATAACATTGAGGCACAGGAACAATTATTGCTACAAATACAG GCACAAAACGAGCAATTTGCTGCTGTATTCAACCTAGAGGATTACAAAG CTGCTCGTGAGAGATGTTACAAGCAaatcgctgctgctgttgctaaaTACCGGGAGTTTAAAAAGAACATTAACGAGGGCCTAAACTTTTATGTGACTTTACAG GAAGCAATAGGCAAAATAAAACAGCAGTGCAGTGACTTTATAATGACCCGAAACATTCAATGCCGTGAAATGATCGAAGATGTGCAGAGGAAGCTAGCGGGTTTCAGCTTCTCATCCTCCAGCCACTCCTCTTTGCAGAGGAATGCTTCTGTACCACCTGATCAGAGCAGCCCATCACCACCGCCGCATGTTCAGGCTCCCTATGCCTCTCCACCTGGGGTAGACTCAAGGCCTGGATATTCTCAACCGGAGCCAAGACCTGCATACTCACAGCCATACCCCCCATCCTATGGGGCGCCAGCACAACAGCCTCCATATGGTGCACCGCACCCTGGTCAGTACCAGCAGCCAGCGCACCAGCCGCCTCCTGGCCATGACTACGGTCAGCCGGCATATCCTGGATGGCGCGGCCcatattacaatgcccctcagcCGCAGCAATCTGCGCCATATCCACAACCACCGTACAATGCCCCTGGGGCTTACCCTCCGCACCAGAGCAACTATTACAGGCCTCAATAA